A stretch of the Lolium perenne isolate Kyuss_39 chromosome 3, Kyuss_2.0, whole genome shotgun sequence genome encodes the following:
- the LOC127343160 gene encoding protein trichome birefringence-like 19 encodes MKKLHYLVKVLFGPVPVYFSALAILILLTNAQYFGLVGVGVPRAAKLASSTPVVSVMKYCDIFRGEWVPDAEAPYYNHKTCGMIQEHQNCLKYGRPDLGFLKWRWRPSGCELPRFDPVQFLQFVRHKKLAFVGDSLARNHMQSLLCLLAQAAYPKDISPNPTDQNKVYFYRAYNFTINMFWSPFLVRAREPAHDDAAHTGHYSLYLDEPDGWVSEVPRFDYVLVSAANWFSRPSLFYEKRRLIGCSFCNRQYGVPDLSLYYSQRKAWRVSLQAINALGGEGGVRGRVIVRMLSPMSHFENGTWDQGGNCKRTEPLRGNQTAAMDGRDLRFYTAQMEEYREAEREAGSRGVRMMLMDATAAMLMRPDGHPSRYGHWPDEKVQLYNDCIHWCLPGPIDVWNDLLFQMILA; translated from the exons ATGAAGAAGCTCCATTACCTTGTGAAGGTGCTGTTCGGCCCGGTGCCGGTCTACTTCTCGGCGCTGGCCATCCTGATCCTGCTCACCAACGCGCAGTACTTCGGGCTGGTCGGCGTGGGCGTGCCGCGCGCGGCGAAGCTTGCGTCGTCGACGCCGGTGGTGAGCGTGATGAAGTACTGCGACATCTTCCGCGGCGAGTGGGTCCCCGACGCGGAGGCGCCCTACTACAACCACAAGACGTGCGGCATGATCCAGGAGCACCAGAACTGCCTCAAGTACGGCCGCCCCGACCTGGGCTTCCTCAAGTGGCGCTGGCGCCCGTCCGGGTGCGAGCTGCCGCGCTTCGACCCCGTGCAGTTCCTCCAGTTCGTCAGACACAAGAAGCTCGCCTTCGTCGGGGACTCGCTGGCCAGGAACCACATGCAGTCGCTGCTCTGCCTCCTCGCGCAG GCGGCGTACCCGAAGGACATCTCGCCGAACCCGACGGACCAGAACAAGGTGTACTTCTACAGGGCGTACAACTTCACCATCAACATGTTCTGGTCGCCGTTCCTGGTGCGCGCGCGCGAGCCGGCCCACGACGACGCGGCGCACACGGGCCACTACAGCCTGTACCTGGACGAGCCGGACGGGTGGGTGTCCGAGGTGCCCCGGTTCGACTACGTGCTGGTGTCCGCCGCCAACTGGTTCTCCCGCCCCTCGCTCTTCTACGAGAAGCGGCGGCTGATCGGGTGCAGCTTCTGCAACCGGCAGTACGGCGTGCCGGACCTGTCGCTCTACTACTCGCAGCGCAAGGCGTGGCGGGTGTCGCTGCAGGCGATCAACGCGCTGGGCGGCGAGGGCGGCGTGAGGGGGCGGGTGATCGTGCGGATGCTGTCGCCCATGTCGCACTTCGAGAACGGGACGTGGGACCAGGGCGGCAACTGCAAGCGCACCGAGCCGCTCCGGGGCAACCAGACGGCGGCCATGGACGGGCGGGACCTGAGGTTCTACACGGCGCAGATGGAGGAGTACCGGGAGGCGGAGCGGGAGGCGGGGAGCAGGGGGGTGAGGATGATGCTCATGGATGCGACGGCGGCCATGCTGATGCGGCCCGACGGCCACCCCAGCCGGTACGGCCACTGGCCCGACGAGAAGGTGCAGCTCTACAACGACTGCATCCACTGGTGCCTGCCGGGACCCATCGACGTCTGGAACGACCTCCTCTTCCAGATGATACTCGCCTAG
- the LOC127343162 gene encoding uncharacterized protein, with product MAEREGAVVKKGHEEGLKMATSLLEEFGLPLGLLPLADVIEVGFVRATGYMWISQKKKVEHKFKLVSKQVSYDVEITGYVKVKSIKKLKGVKAKELMLWPPVNEINVDDPPTGKIVFKSLAGVTKTFPVEAFAAGQ from the coding sequence ATGGCTGAGAGGGAAGGAGCGGTGGTGAAGAAGGGGCACGAGGAGGGCCTGAAGATGGCCACGTCGCTGCTGGAGGAGTTCGGGCTTCCCCTGGGCCTGCTGCCGTTGGCCGACGTGATCGAGGTCGGCTTCGTGCGCGCCACCGGCTACATGTGGATCTCgcagaagaagaaggtggagcaCAAGTTCAAGCTGGTGAGCAAGCAGGTGAGCTACGACGTGGAGATCACCGGGTACGTCAAGGTCAAGAgcatcaagaagctcaagggcgtCAAGGCCAAGGAGCTCATGCTGTGGCCGCCCGTCAACGAGATCAACGTCGACGACCCGCCCACCGGCAAGATCGTCTTCAAGAGCCTCGCCGGCGTCACCAAGACCTTCCCCGTCGAGGCCTTCGCCGCCGGCCAGTAG